One stretch of Fusobacterium perfoetens DNA includes these proteins:
- the rpoN gene encoding RNA polymerase factor sigma-54 translates to MDFSLNIKQELKLILTQEMKLSLNVLEMSSIDLEKFIEKEFSKNPMLEVDFSTRTYKSQGDDSEESSPFDFISKEKNLIDFLEEQIGFLKINKEMRFLCNFIINNLDKRGFLPVSREELKAGCGFPLKYIDEAIKIIKTLDPIGIGAKNLEECLIIQLHKKNINDSKLEYIINNFLQELASSKYEIICSKLNISTDDVIKYLEIIKTLNPLPSRGFYMGDNIRFIEPDAEIKNIDGKYKVIMSEKNIPKLKLKSLENSQEITGEEKNYFNSAVNLIKCIEKRQATLEKILNIILEKQYSYFSNSEGKLNSLTLKDISSVLKIHESTISRAIKNKYILTDRGIERIKDMFIINNKKLFIKERIEELILEEDRSKPLYDNEIAAILEKENLKTARRTVVKYREELGIKPAYKRKLKDNF, encoded by the coding sequence TTGGATTTTTCACTTAATATAAAGCAGGAATTAAAACTTATTCTGACTCAGGAGATGAAACTTTCCCTGAATGTTCTTGAAATGTCCTCTATAGATTTAGAAAAATTTATAGAAAAAGAGTTCTCTAAAAATCCTATGCTTGAAGTGGATTTTTCAACAAGAACCTATAAATCTCAAGGTGATGATTCTGAAGAATCATCTCCTTTTGATTTTATAAGCAAAGAGAAAAACCTCATAGACTTTCTTGAAGAACAGATAGGTTTTTTAAAAATAAATAAAGAAATGAGATTCTTATGCAATTTTATCATTAATAATCTTGATAAAAGAGGATTTCTTCCTGTTTCTAGAGAAGAACTTAAAGCAGGCTGTGGTTTTCCTTTAAAATATATTGATGAAGCAATTAAGATTATAAAAACTCTTGATCCTATTGGAATAGGAGCTAAAAATCTTGAAGAATGTCTAATCATACAACTTCATAAAAAGAATATTAATGACTCAAAACTTGAATATATAATTAATAATTTTCTTCAAGAACTAGCTTCTTCAAAATATGAAATTATATGTTCTAAACTTAATATCTCAACTGACGATGTAATAAAATATTTAGAAATTATAAAAACTTTAAACCCTCTTCCTTCTAGAGGATTTTATATGGGTGACAACATAAGATTTATAGAACCTGATGCAGAAATTAAAAATATAGATGGGAAATATAAAGTTATAATGTCTGAAAAGAATATCCCTAAACTAAAACTTAAGTCTCTGGAAAATAGTCAAGAAATCACAGGAGAAGAAAAAAATTATTTTAACTCTGCAGTAAATCTTATTAAGTGCATTGAAAAAAGACAAGCTACTTTGGAAAAAATTTTAAATATTATTCTAGAAAAGCAATATTCTTATTTTTCAAATTCTGAAGGAAAATTAAATTCTCTTACATTAAAAGATATTTCCTCTGTACTAAAAATCCATGAATCCACTATTTCAAGAGCTATAAAAAATAAATATATCCTCACTGACCGTGGAATAGAGAGAATTAAAGATATGTTTATAATCAATAATAAAAAACTTTTTATTAAGGAAAGAATTGAAGAACTTATACTTGAAGAAGACAGAAGCAAACCTCTTTACGACAATGAAATTGCAGCTATTTTAGAAAAAGAAAATTTAAAAACAGCTAGAAGAACTGTTGTTAAATACCGTGAGGAACTTGGAATTAAACCTGCTTACAAAAGAAAACTAAAAGATAATTTCTAG
- a CDS encoding sigma-54 interaction domain-containing protein, with the protein MENSLIDIKEHVKKYANVITSLINVDVGIVDKNMRRVTGTGLYKNIEGVLALGSVYRNTLETGKTNIIRNPRQHNLCSQCLDKNNCREKLEIATPIYCRDEIVGVLGLVCFNDEQKEKILNALDSYLNFTKQIAEFIGIKFYEYQEEALKKEREETLNQILNNMTNGVLVSDCNDVILMINNIGFKKLALSSSVLGKKVKIISQNETIMNEEVFKLFIENNEYTVAGKVIPLALPNSKKANALLFDDIQKINSSIVEIANADNTINLNNIIGNSPATLQLKENIKKVADSTSTVLITGESGTGKELVARSLHNQGNRKDKPFVVINCSAIPDTLLESELFGYVKGAFTGANQNGRMGKFELANNGVIFLDEIGDMPLYLQAKLLRVIQDKKIERIGSNKSIDLDIRIIAATNVDLLKNIKEQKFRSDLYYRLNVIPISILPLRERKEDIIPIINNLIYKYNKISDKFVHTIEKEVLEALTEYNWPGNVRELENVIELMINMSSEDGIITTKMLPENILNNSSKLSSPADKVILKEDMTLDNFENIEKKYIEKALSIYGNDTDGKKYISEKMNIGLTTLYRKMKKYNIK; encoded by the coding sequence ATGGAAAATTCCCTGATTGATATAAAAGAGCATGTAAAAAAATATGCTAATGTTATTACCAGTCTTATCAATGTTGATGTTGGGATAGTTGATAAAAACATGAGAAGGGTTACTGGCACAGGACTCTATAAAAATATTGAAGGAGTTCTTGCTCTTGGAAGTGTTTATAGAAACACACTTGAAACAGGAAAAACAAACATTATCAGAAATCCTAGACAGCACAACCTTTGTTCCCAATGTCTTGATAAAAATAACTGCCGTGAAAAGCTTGAAATTGCAACACCTATTTATTGCAGAGATGAAATTGTTGGTGTTCTTGGGCTTGTTTGCTTTAACGATGAGCAAAAAGAAAAAATTCTTAATGCCCTTGATTCTTATCTTAATTTTACAAAACAAATTGCCGAATTTATAGGTATAAAATTTTATGAATATCAAGAAGAAGCTTTAAAAAAAGAAAGAGAAGAAACACTTAACCAGATTTTAAATAATATGACAAATGGTGTTCTTGTAAGTGACTGTAATGATGTTATTCTTATGATTAATAATATTGGCTTTAAAAAACTTGCACTTTCCTCTTCAGTTCTAGGAAAAAAAGTAAAAATAATAAGTCAAAATGAAACTATTATGAATGAAGAAGTTTTTAAACTTTTTATAGAAAATAACGAATATACTGTTGCGGGAAAAGTTATCCCTCTTGCTCTTCCAAACAGTAAAAAAGCAAATGCTCTTCTTTTTGATGATATTCAAAAAATTAACAGCAGTATTGTTGAAATTGCAAATGCAGACAACACAATAAATCTTAATAATATAATAGGAAATTCTCCAGCTACTCTTCAATTAAAAGAGAATATAAAAAAAGTTGCTGACAGTACATCTACTGTTCTGATAACTGGAGAAAGTGGAACAGGAAAAGAACTTGTTGCCCGTTCCCTTCATAATCAAGGAAACAGAAAAGATAAGCCTTTTGTTGTTATAAATTGTTCTGCTATTCCTGATACACTTCTTGAAAGTGAACTTTTTGGATATGTAAAAGGAGCTTTTACTGGAGCAAACCAAAATGGGCGTATGGGAAAATTTGAACTTGCAAATAATGGGGTAATATTTCTTGATGAAATAGGAGATATGCCTCTTTATCTTCAGGCAAAACTTTTAAGAGTTATACAAGATAAAAAAATAGAAAGAATAGGTTCAAATAAAAGTATCGATCTTGATATAAGAATAATTGCTGCTACAAATGTTGACCTTTTGAAAAACATAAAAGAGCAAAAATTTAGAAGTGATTTATACTATAGATTAAATGTTATACCTATTTCTATTCTCCCTTTAAGAGAAAGAAAAGAAGATATTATTCCTATAATAAATAATCTTATATATAAATATAATAAAATATCAGATAAATTTGTACATACTATTGAAAAAGAAGTTCTTGAGGCACTTACTGAATATAACTGGCCTGGAAATGTTAGGGAATTGGAAAATGTCATTGAGCTTATGATTAATATGAGCAGCGAAGATGGAATAATTACTACAAAAATGCTTCCTGAAAATATTTTAAACAATTCTTCCAAGCTTTCTTCTCCTGCTGATAAAGTTATTCTTAAGGAAGATATGACACTTGATAACTTTGAAAATATTGAGAAAAAATATATTGAAAAAGCCCTTTCTATTTATGGAAATGATACTGATG